DNA sequence from the Nicotiana tomentosiformis chromosome 3, ASM39032v3, whole genome shotgun sequence genome:
aggttctagttcttccaacaatgagataggatggattgaaaatatgttcaaacaaatgatggagaaaaatgccaacTCCGATGCTCAATTAACCTCTCACAAtacttcaatccgcaatttggaagttcaattggggcaaatcgTGCAAGTTTTAAACACTCATCCTAAGAACCCGAAGTTTGGGAACaatacgggacatgccatggccgtaacaacaaggagtggaagaggtggagatgcaaccaccacaaatcaaagaagaattgtggatgatgatatagtggttcaagaagatgagatttcaagcaatgtggttcaagataatgaagaagtgagaattTATATTGATGAGAATTtggaggagacccaagaagaagtgaacccgtctagggaaaaCGTGATTGAAATACcgaaaccggtagtgccaaaAGCCAAgacaccaatgccaaggcctcctcctccataccctcaaaggctcgccaagaaaaatagtgagaaccgattcaagaagtttattgacatgatgaagagcttatctattaatgtgccattggttgaggcgttggaacaaatgcaTGTGATGAAAAGTTCATgaaagatttggtgacaaagaaaagatcaatgaattgtgagactatcaagatgacacttcaagtgagtgctattgtgcactcaatggctccgaaattggaagatcccggcgctttcacaatcccttgcactattggaagcgccgactttgccaaagttctatgtgatctagggacgagtatcaacttgatgctcTACTCGGTGTTCAAAATTTTGGGAATTGggtaaccaagacccacatctatgaggttacaaatggcagatcgtactatgaagagaccattgggtattattgatgatgtgttggttcgtgttgataagttcatccttccgGCGGAATTTTTGATTCTTGATTGcaaagtggactatgaggtgcctattatcttgggtagacctttccttgatacggggaaggctcttgttgatgtggaagccggtgagctcacctttcaggtgggcgatgaaaaggtgattttccatgtgtgcaaatatatgaggcaaccgaatagcaacgaagtttgttcgtttgtggacttagtgactgaggtcattgttgatgatgctagtgcaatgatgaatgttgatgatactttggaggtcgtattgcttaatcataatgatgatgagaaggatggctatgtggaatgtgtaaatacattgcaaggaatggggtcatatacttatgaacctcgaaaattgtccttagagcttgagaaccggaagactcttccaacaaagccctcaatcgaggagcttcccactttggagttaaagacATTGCCTTCatatctcaggtatgagtttcttggcccatgttctactttacctgttattctgtCCTcttgcttaactaacgtgcaggtagattctactttggtggtgctccaaaagaggaagaaagataTAGGATGTGcattggcggatattcagggtataagccccgccttttgcatgcataagattatTGTGGAGGAGGATGcaaaaccctccattgaacatcaaagaatattaaatgaagaaattcaagaggtggtgaagaaggagatcataaagtggttggatgccggggtaggttaccccatttccgatagctcgtGGACATCTCCGGTGCAatatgtcccaaagaaagggggcatgactgtggtcaccaatgacaagaatgaattaattcctacaataacggtgaccgggtggagagtgtgcatggactatcagaagctcaacaaagtcattcggaaagatcattttccgcttccatttcttgatcaaatgcttgatcggtTGGCCGAATGTGTtttttattgtttccttgatggatactACTGCTACAATCAAATTATTATTGCtcctgaggaccaagagaagactactttcacttgtccctatggtactttcgcattttCGCGGATGCCATTTGAGTTATGCAATACACCAGCAACTTTTCAATAGTGTATGATGGCcattttcaccgatatggtggaggattttcttgaggtattcatggatgacttttccgtggtggggaattcttttgatgagttcttggacaaggtattggcaagatgtgaggaaacaaacttggttttgaattgggagaaatgtcacttcatggtcgaggaaggcatagtcttcggccacaaaatttcaaagcatggtattgaggtcgataaggcaaaaattgaggtgatctccaaactccctcccctacatccgtgaagggagtgaggagctttttgggtcatgcggggttctatcgccgattcatcaaggacttttctaaggtggtaaacccccttgtgcaaacttttggagaaggatgccaagttccatttcaacgaagattgtatgaaggcattcgaatttcTCAAGtttaagttgactactactcctattatcaccgcaccggattggagcttaccttttgagctcatgtgtgatgcatgTGATATGGCGGTTGGAGCGGTGTTAGGGAAACATATCAACAAAATCtaccatccggtctactatgctagcaagaccatgtatgatgcccaagtcaactacacagtgaccgaaaaagagctccttgctattgtttttgctatggagaagttccgcccatacttgatgggtacaaaggtgattgttcgcaccgaccatgcggcgcttcgatatttgatgagcaagaaagattctaaagAAAGACTAATGTGGTGGGTGCTtcttttgcaagagtttgatctagagattcaagactgcAAAGGTactgaaaaccaagtggcagaccacttgtctgatttggaggaggagaggaggccacatgatgtccttgagataaatgattcatttcccgacgagcaactcctagccatttctatgaccgggatgccatggttcgccgactttgccaattatcttttgagtggcattgtaccgaatgagttctcttcaaaccaaaggaagaagctcaaacgggattgccttgaccattattgggatgagccttatctattccggatttgtaccgatggtaTAATTCGAtgatgtgtaccggaggaggaacaaataaaaattcttgaggcttgccactcttcgccatatggtggtcaccatggtagaTCTAGAACGGCAACAAAAGTGTTGAGtcgtggattctattggcctactctttacaaggacgctagcgatctcgtcaagcgttgtgatgaatgtcaaagggccggtggaatttctaagaaaaatgagatgcccctcaccaccatcttggagattgacatttttgatgtgtggggcattgatttcatagGTCCGTTtgtgagctcttgtgggaacacttacatattggtagctatggattatgtgtcaaagtgggttgaagccgtggcttttcccaacaatgaagctcgaagtgtggtggctgttttgaaaaagaacatcttcacaaggtttggtactccaagggccattattagtgctgggggatcgcacttttgcaacaaagcttttgataccttacttacaaagtatggtgttactcacaaagtgaaggccccctatcatcctcaagcaagcgggcaagttgaagttttcaaccgggagatcaagagtattttgttaaagaccgtgaatgccaaccagacagattggtcaaagaaacttgattaTGCTCTTTGGACTTATAGGATAGCTTACAAAACACCGACTGGTATGTTTCCGTATCGGTTAGTGTtcaggaaagcttgtcacctaccggtggaacttgagTACAAGTCTATGTGGatattgaagaagcttaatcttgaatgggatgtcgccgccaacttaagggtggcacaattgaatgagcttgatgaattttggttccatgcatattcaagttcgtccttatacaaggacaagatgaagtacctccatgataAGTACATccagaacaaggagttcaaagaaggtgatcttgtgctattgttcaattcttggttgcggatgtttccgggaaagttgaaATCCAAGTGGAGTAGTCCATTTGAGGTTGtacatgtgacaccctttggtgcattagacttgaagaaaaagaatgatgaagtgtttagagtcaatggtcactgggtgaaacattatcttggcaaaatTGATGATGGTCGCGTTGTGGCGTTagttcatttcaagtgattgatggtaacctgcgtcgtgccgcgatgttaaatcaagcgcttcttgggaggcaacccatatgtgttttattttttttctcattagataggctttgttttgtgctaactagttttgaagtgtatgcatGAATAGATGTGCATTGCAGGGACTGTGTCATAAAAAACAAATTGGCTAAGTGTTGAAAGAGTGCGAAACACACAttaattgtgcagaccgcacaattcttAAGGCAGCAGTAGAAatcactctgcggccgcacaattctgtgtgcggtcgcacaactggaaGACCAAAATTGCAAGTTCTCTAAAGTTGGCCTGTCAAAATTCATAgtcaatctgcggccgcacacaaaattatgcggtccgcactaatTCAGCGACTGCACTCACTTTTATGCGTACCGTAGAGTTGCTTCAAGGTCCTAGTaaagagtgcggtccgcactcaaaattgtgcggccgcaatcgCCTTAGGTTTAgggtgacttggtcaacctataaataaaACCTCAAGGCACTATTCACAACTTTACCACTCTAAGTTCTTGAATCCTAAGCAAACACAGTACACGATCAATTATTTCACAATCTTCCTTCATTTCATCAGTGTAGATTCTTACATGCATCCTTCATAACTGGTATATTCATTACATCTTTAGCTTTTgtaatttcttttagtttttgttcttttGTGATAGAGTTATTGTTAGACCTAAAATGTCAATTGTTAGCCATGAGTGCTTAAAATCATGTGGGTAGTTTCATATATGTTCGGTAGGGACTGGGTAGACCATTAATCATGTTAATTTGTGCATGCCATATCTAAATTGTAAAAAATTGCATGAACCCTAACCTTACTGTCGTAAATGTtcaaattgtgcgaccgcacacaaatttgtgtggtccgcagaccacttGATTAGGGCAAATATTGTGcttgaaaagtgcggaccgcactcaaaattgtgctaTCCGCAGTGAAATTGTGCAGCCGTATAAAAATGTGTGTGACCGCACTTTTGAACTTTAGAGAACCAGTATCTCAGGATtggacttttgcggccgcactcaaaattgtgcggtccgcacttcaggatatgcggccgcactcacaattatgcggtccgcacctcAAAATTGTGCGTCCCGCACTAGACAGTCTGCGGCctcacccagaattgtgcggtccacactgtcTCCTTTGATGGCTGTTATGCTGCAATTGTTCTGCAAATGTTTGAATTGTTTTGAACTCAACTGACTTATGTACCttgtattgcagacaatggttagatcaTGTGGTGGAGGCGATACatcaaaagggagaggtgaatcCTCCCGAGGTAGAGGAAAGGGCACTCGCCCTCTGCGAGTGCAATCGGAGCATATTGCTAAAAAGCCGATCACCGGGAGAGGAAGGGCCAGAGAGCCCTCAGAATCCAGTTCCTATGCCCCATCCAGGGAAGCCTCTGAGGGGCATTCAATGGAGGTCCAACCTGAGGCCCAGTCCCAACCATCCCAACCCACTGGGCGTTATCAATTGCGCGACGAACCTACATCTATTTCTTCTGGGGGTTCTGATGCGGGAAGCCAGGGTTCCGAGCCCTTCTCTACACCTACTCCTTCGGCACCAGTAGCTACTGATGTCGATGATGATAACGTCTtggatgatggtagaggggggaCACTCAAGTGGGCGGAGGCATCCTTGAGAGGTCAAAGAAAAAGGATATATGGGAGGATCAATCCGTGAGCTTGACAACCTTCAACAGATATCGGGAATTGTGGCCCCAGAGGTCGCTCACACTTGAGTGACAATTCTTAAtgaaggatttggatattcaCAATCCAAATGTCCTTAGACAATTTCACGAGCACAAGGGGTGGAAGTGGTTCACCCACAGTGTcatcgatgcaaatgagcacttggtcagggagttctacgccaatgtggctcacatcaagaaggggacaaaagtgacaaaggtgagaaatttgaaagtccTCTTCGACGCCTGCTCTTTGAACACTTATGTGGGATTCGAAGAAGTGGAGGAAGTCCAGTACCTAGAGAAGTTGGTTCTGGGTgagctcgcccttggctagctgagattttggcCGCCCAAGGACCATCACCACCATGGATTACGACAGGAGCTCCAACCCTCCGGGccaccctcaattttgaagcTAAAAGGTGGAAAACCTTTGTGTGTAGCCGGATTGATCCGAGTTTTAATGAGAACAACCTCCAACTTCCCCGGGCAGTTCTGGTGGCTTCTATTATGGTGGGGTACCCGATCAATATCGGTGCCATCATGTCGACCAACATCACATTGGCGGTCCGAAAAAGTGAAAAGTCCTACCCTTATCCAAACACCCTCACAGAGTATTTCAATGATGCTAAGGTGGAGCCGAGGCCATATGACACAaaagtaaaggccaagaagcctttctcatggtaccacctgcagggtgctaacaacccaaagttcaagggtaaggtcaCTACCACCGTCAGTCAGTCTGACGAGCCATCAGGGGTGGGTTCCGAGGCTGCTGCTGAGCCATCTACAGCTCTCATGCCTTCCACAGCAGCTGGGCCTTCCACTGGGAAAGCTGAAATGCCACCATCTTCATCTTCTAGGCCATCAGTTGCAGTACCAGTGCAAGCCTCATCCACTTATCCTCtcactgcgctgcgagtctcccacaCTTTGGCGAGCCTCAATAGCTGGATGCAGACAACCATTtctaagctgtctgacatatccagtactgttgcagcacagtcctctaccccagcagcaccacaggtcccttcgtcagtggaggaaacattgaagaagattctggataaCCAGAAGACTGTTATGGATACACTGGTGGCTCACGGGGGTGCTATTGAGGAGTTGaccaagcaggtgaagaagatgaggaaatcccaggATTCAAAGAAAGCAGTGGACAGTTTGATAAAGGAGGTGAAGAAAATAGCAGCAGCAGGTGATTTTCCTTTTgacctactgatggagacagatccatcagtaccagctgACCCAACAGCACCATCAGcagaggcaccagctggccagtctgacgagccgGATCTCACTGCCCCCACTGATGAGGAGATGCTTCAGATACTCACCAACCCTATTGTCCCTCAGCCtagtgatgatgagatacagttggaGGAGACTGAGGGTGATGATGCTGCCAGTcaccctgagaccacatagggagttttctttactctctatcctcttttgttttgattttgccaagcattgaggacaatgcttgttCTTATTctggggtggtctattttggttcattt
Encoded proteins:
- the LOC138908087 gene encoding uncharacterized protein; its protein translation is MSTNITLAVRKSEKSYPYPNTLTEYFNDAKVEPRPYDTKVKAKKPFSWYHLQGANNPKFKGKVTTTVSQSDEPSGVGSEAAAEPSTALMPSTAAGPSTGKAEMPPSSSSRPSVAVPVQASSTYPLTALRVSHTLASLNSWMQTTISKLSDISSTVAAQSSTPAAPQVPSSVEETLKKILDNQKTVMDTLVAHGGAIEELTKQVKKMRKSQDSKKAVDSLIKEVKKIAAAGDFPFDLLMETDPSVPADPTAPSAEAPAGQSDEPDLTAPTDEEMLQILTNPIVPQPSDDEIQLEETEGDDAASHPETT